The Sediminicola sp. YIK13 genomic sequence GCAATCCCCAGAATATAGTGTTCCAATGGACGCCAAGGCAGCTCAATGTGAGCAATGTGGAGTATGAACTCAGTATTGTGGAGATCTGGGACACCTATGTGGATCCCCAAGCGGCCTTTCTGAGTTCGCCCCCTATTTTTCGCACAACTACCTCGGCCACCACCTATGTATATGGTCCGTCCGATCCGCTATTTCTATCCAATAAAAATTATGCCTGGCGGGTACAGGCCAAGGCGAGGCAAGGAACGGAAGAAATAGGACTCTTTAAAAATCAGGGATATAGTGAAATCTATTCTTTTAGCTATGCGGGAGTCTGTAGTTTACCGAGTGCTATAAACCATGAGGTTAAAGGCAGTACCAATGCCAATATTTTTTGGGACGATTTTTCTACGGATGTTCCAGAGTATACAGTGCGCTATCGCAAAAAAGGAAACGACAATGAGTGGTTTTTTAATAAGACCACTTCCAACACCACTACGCTGTGGGACTTAAAGGCTGGGACGGTTTACGAATACCAGGTACAGAAAAAATGTGTGGTCACTCAAAGCGATTGGAGTATAGTAAAGCAGTTTACCACGTTTATTGCCGATGATGAAGCCAGTGTGTATGAGTGCGGCATTACGCCCGACTTTAGTTTAAGCAATACAGAACCCTTGCCCAGCATCACGGTGGGGGAGCAGTTTACCGCGGGAGATTTTCCCATTAAAATATTGGAGGTAAGTGGCAGCAATGGCAGGTTTACCGGAAAGGGCTATGTGACCATCCCTTATTTGAACAGTATTAGGGTAGGGGTAGAATTCACCAATGTGCTGATCAATACCGATAAACAAATGGCCGAAGGAACGGTCATCACCATGTACGACCCAACTCTGGGGAATATTGTTGATGTGGATGCGGCTATTGAGACGGTTACTAATGCCTACGATGCTGTGGCAGATCTGGGGGATACGGTTGAAAATATTTTAGAGGATGTTTTCAATAGAAAAAGTGAAGCAAATGAATCTACTGATGAAGAAGATTCGACTGAAGAATCAAATGATGCACAGAGTTCAAATGCAGACAATGAGTCTCAAAATGAAACAAATTCAGATTCAGGCGCGACTCAATCTCCTGGAGAAAGCACCTCAAATTCAAATTCCGGAACAAATGAAAATTCAGATCAAGCAGGAGATTCTTCTAATAATGCTGGAAATTCAAGTGTTTCTGTAGAAAACGAGGATGCCCTAATTTTCTACAATGGTAATAAATACAAGCATGGGGATGTGATAGAAATAAATTATAAACGTGATTTAGAAAGGCAGCAATTTGAATTATTGAACGTTTCGAAAGAGGCAAAAGTAGTATGGAGTACCCATGCTAATATGGATGATGTAGTTGCTTCGAGTTCCGCAGGCGATGGATTGAAAACTAATCTGGATTTAAAAGAAAGGGAGTATTTAGCATTGGAATCAGAATATTGGTCAAGAGGAAATAGCAATCCAGATGAGACTTCTAAAAAAATAAGGATTGGAATAAAAGTTTTAAGAAAGGAATTCGATTTAGTGGAACTTTATGCCAAGCACAAGGAGAATCGTATTGCAAAATCTGGTCAAAAGCTCTATTTGTTGGATGATACGGGATTAACTGAATCCTCTAAATATAAAGAAGTCGCATATGGAATTAAGATAAGTCCAGATTTAAATAAAAATGAGATAAATGATTTGAATCTTGAATGGTATTATGGTCCAGAAGATCATCTTCCAAAAGACAAGGCTAGATTAAATATTTTTAGAAATATTAGATTAAATGAATCTGAAGTCACAACCACGGTGAGAGCGGGTTATCCCACTGCTATCGATAAAAGTATAGACGTGGTTTGGTTTGATAGTGATTTTCAAAAAAATGCATTTAAAATTGGTAGTAGTTCAAATAAATTTTTGAAAGATGCATTGGAATTGACAAATCAATCAGAGAGGCTTTCTAAGTACTTGGAAAAAATACCGTTTATTGAAAAAATTAATAAAGATGATTTGTCCTCCAAAATAGGTTTCTACTTTGATATAATGCCTTGGCAACAGCAGACTGAAAATTTTGAAGATGAGGGTAGTAGATTATATTATGAAAGGAAAATTACAACAGGTGGTTTAGATTTAGGCATCAATGGTAAGGTCCAGTGGACTGTATGGGGTTTGCCATATGATAAATTGCCTTTGCCTGATTATATTATAGATGTCGCAAAAGAGGTCTTGATTATGGAGGTTTACGTTATAGCCAAAGCCCAAATAGGAGGAGAGTTAAAAGCGGAGCTTGTAGAACGAAAAATGATAGAGCAAGAAAAATGGGAGGAAGAATCAAAAAGGATTGACCCCGCTTTGATAAAACTAAATGTAGAATTGG encodes the following:
- a CDS encoding fibronectin type III domain-containing protein translates to MKRLLHCLIGLCSFIFRKVFQLSWGRKNFFRVFVLWALLVLGNYTLVSAQSFPVQVIPQAIPPAPIYFSSYSDASTSSSPLRVQVVLNDFTITNREVRLKAYFQGNGISFQSNDIVVGAPTLFLEGGIPLTLTNMELAPYFRFENITGISPNVYGRAIPEGAYQFCFEIIDVLSGNRLSQKSCATTVIFQNEPPFLVLPYNKTNIEERNPQNIVFQWTPRQLNVSNVEYELSIVEIWDTYVDPQAAFLSSPPIFRTTTSATTYVYGPSDPLFLSNKNYAWRVQAKARQGTEEIGLFKNQGYSEIYSFSYAGVCSLPSAINHEVKGSTNANIFWDDFSTDVPEYTVRYRKKGNDNEWFFNKTTSNTTTLWDLKAGTVYEYQVQKKCVVTQSDWSIVKQFTTFIADDEASVYECGITPDFSLSNTEPLPSITVGEQFTAGDFPIKILEVSGSNGRFTGKGYVTIPYLNSIRVGVEFTNVLINTDKQMAEGTVITMYDPTLGNIVDVDAAIETVTNAYDAVADLGDTVENILEDVFNRKSEANESTDEEDSTEESNDAQSSNADNESQNETNSDSGATQSPGESTSNSNSGTNENSDQAGDSSNNAGNSSVSVENEDALIFYNGNKYKHGDVIEINYKRDLERQQFELLNVSKEAKVVWSTHANMDDVVASSSAGDGLKTNLDLKEREYLALESEYWSRGNSNPDETSKKIRIGIKVLRKEFDLVELYAKHKENRIAKSGQKLYLLDDTGLTESSKYKEVAYGIKISPDLNKNEINDLNLEWYYGPEDHLPKDKARLNIFRNIRLNESEVTTTVRAGYPTAIDKSIDVVWFDSDFQKNAFKIGSSSNKFLKDALELTNQSERLSKYLEKIPFIEKINKDDLSSKIGFYFDIMPWQQQTENFEDEGSRLYYERKITTGGLDLGINGKVQWTVWGLPYDKLPLPDYIIDVAKEVLIMEVYVIAKAQIGGELKAELVERKMIEQEKWEEESKRIDPALIKLNVELGAGAEISLLKSNDYFSISGEAKGIAKAELMSLGWQKGKEFDVYILRQGVWMDISANAYVKLLGKKLEATPFYKKVQIIDKPN